CCGGAGCCGTTTTACGGTACCTACTCGGCCTTTGCTATTGCGGCGGGCGTCACGATTGTGCCCGTCACGGCCAGCATCGACGATGGCTTTGCCCTACCCCCCCTGGCCGACTTTGAGGCGGTTATTACGCCGCGCACGAAGGCCATTCTGCTCTGCAACCCCAACAACCCCACGGGCTATGTGTATAGCCGCGCCGAGCTGGAAGACCTACTGGATTTGTGCCAGCGCTACCAGCTATTTCTGCTCTCGGATGAGGCGTACCGCGAGTACTGCTACGATGGCGCGCGCGCCACGAGCGCGCTCAACCTGGCGGGCGGCGAAGACTACGTGGTAGTGCTGGACACGATTTCCAAGCGTTACAGCGCCTGCGGGGCGCGGGTAGGCTCGCTGGTAACGCGCAACCCGGACGTATTCCAGACCGCCTACCGCTTCGCCCAGATGCGCATTAGTCCGCCCGGCCTGGGCATGCTGCTGGGCGAGGCTGCCGTGGCACTGCCCGAAAGCTACTTCGACGAGAACCGGGCCGAGTACCAGGCCCGCCGCGACCTCACGGTGCGCCGCCTGCAAGCCATGCCCGGCGTGCGCTGCCCCGTGCCGGGCGGTGCGTTCTACGTGATGGCCGAGCTGCCCGTGGATGATGCCGAGCGCTTCGGCGAGTGGTTACTCACCGATTTCAGCTACCAGAACCAGACGCTGATGCTCTCGCCGGCCAATGGCTTTTACCAAACGCCCGGCCTGGGCTGCCAGCAGGTGCGCCTAGCCTACATCCTGAACTTGCGCGACCTCGACGCGGCCCTGACCTGCCTGGAATATGCGCTACTGGCCTACCCCGGCCGCACGCTGACGGAAGAAGTGCTGACGGAACCCGCGGTCAGCTTCAGCTTACCGGAGGCAAATTAATTAACTCCTAAAAGGATGGTTGTCATCCCTACCCCCCATGCAAACCACCACTGCGCCGCCCGCCGCCGCTACCCACGACTACTCGGCCGCCATGCGCATCTGGCATTGGGGCAATGCCGCGTTGGTATCGGGGCAGCTGCTCACCATTCTGTTTCTGAAGGTTATCGTGAACGCGCGCGGGGCGGTGCCCGAGTTGCAGGCGGCGCTGGCCAAGAGCGGGGGTAGCCTGACGCCGGAGCAGGGCCGGGCCGTGGCGCACGTCATCAGCGACCGCATCTGGACCTGGCACGTGTGGATAGGCGTAACGCTGGCCGCTTTCTGGCTGTTCTGGACGGTGATGCAGGCCCTGGACCCGGCCGGTCGGCGCTTCGGGGCGCGACTAGTAGCGGCGGCGCGGCGCTACAAGCTAGCCGCCCCGGCCGAACACGCCGATGCCCGGCACGACCTCCTGGCTAAGCTGACCTACGCGGCTTTTTACCTGTTTATTACGATTATGGTCGTGACCGGGCTGGTATTGGTTTTCGCCGATGACGTGCCGTTTTTACATACTATTGAGCACACAACCAAGGAGATTCACAACGTAACGATGTACTGCATTATTGGCTACATGGTGCTACACGTGGTGGGGGTAGTGTGGTCGGAGGTGACTGGCGAATACGGCTTAGTATCGCGCATGGTGAGTGGCGCGGAACGTGCGCAAACCCCGCAAGACTAATAACAAACGCTAGTTAGGTTGGCAAAGGCCGGAGTAACTTTGCGGCTCTCCCTGCTCCCACCCGCCATGCTCAAAACGAAAAAATCGGCTAAGCGCGAGCTGATTCTGACCGAAGCAGCCAAGCTTTTTAAGGACCGGGGCTACAGCGGCACGTCGATGCGCGACCTGGCCGGGCAGGTAGGCATGGAGGCAGCGAGCATGTATAACCACATCAAGTCGAAGGACGAGTTGCTGGATACCATCTGCTTTCGCATCTCGGACACGTACATCTCGCAGCTTCAAGATATTGAGCAGCAAGGCATTCCCTTCAGTGAGAAGCTTAGCTCGCTGGTGCGGCTTCACATTCGGCTGATGGTGGAAGACGGCGCGGCCGTATCAGTGGCCAACCACGACTGGAAATACCTGCTCGAACCTCGCCTCACCGAGTTCAAGCAGGCCCGCAAGACCTACGAAAAGGGGTTTGCCTCGCTGATTGAGGCGGGCATCGCAACAGGCGAATTTCGGCCCATCAACGTATCGGTGGCACTGTTCACGGTGCTGTCGGCGGTGCGCTGGGTGGAATTGTGGTACCGCCCCGGCCGCGGCCTGAGCGCCGAGGAGTTGGAAAGCAATATTCTGACCGTGCTGCTGGGCGGCCTAGAGCAGCGCTAAGCGGTTGGAGCACAGCTGATAATTGGCTTACGCACAACCTTATTGGGAATTATGGGGTACATAGCCGGAAACCATTTTTTCCTTTTCCCATGAAATTCTCCTTCCTGCTGCTGGCTGCTGGTTTGTTCACCATCAGCGCGGCCTCGGCCCAGACTACCCCGGCCTCACCGGGCACGGCTACCCCTAGCACCGTACCCAGCGGCATGCCGGCCCAGGCCGCTGACCCCAACGGAGCTGTAAGCCCCGGCCAGGTTTTTACCAAAGGCGCGCCCCAAGACAACACGGGCGATAAAAGCATGAGCCACAAGCACATGAAAATGCGCAAGCACGGCAACGACTCGATGTCGGACGACAAGAGCAAGATGAAAGCCAAGTCGGAATAATAACCTACCCCCTGCCAACTGCTAAAGTCGGCTTTACTACCAGCTTTAGCGGACCATTTTTACGCCACCGGTCCGGTCGCGGCTCCTCGCGAGCGGCGGCCGGACCAGTGGCGTGTTTTGTTATCCTAAAAATCGTGAGGGTCTTTGACAGGCTTGACTAGCTTCTTTTTCTCAGGGGCGACCACTTTTTGTCCCGTCATGGATACTTGCAGGTCGGCCATCAGGTGGCGTGCGTCGCGGGTGGCGGCTATTTTCAGGTCGGTCCAGGGCTTTTGGCTACCCAGGCCTGCGTAGCCGAATAAGTTAGCTTTCTCTTGTTCGAGGGGGCCACCGGCTTTCATGTTGAGCGTGCCGCCAGCGGTATGCATTAGGTTGGTAAGCTGGTATTTGTAGCGTCCGTCCTTAACGTAAATCGTGAGTGTGTGCCGGACCGCGCCCGCGTACACGGGGCGCGGCACCCCCTGGAAGTCCCGGTAGACCACGGCGGGGCGGGCCCCGTGAACCAGCAGCTCACCCTGGGCCGGCTGCCGCGCAATGGTATCGGCGGGGGTATAGGTTTTGGCTACCCAGGCGGCAGCGCGGGCGTAAAGGTCGGCCTCCTCCACGCCCGGCACCGGTACTACGCCCTCGTAGGTAATACGCTGGGTCTGCGGGTCGAGGGGTAGTGGGTCAGCATCGGCGGGGTCGTAGTCGGTAAGGGCTGCGGTGGGCATCGTGTACAAAAAGCCTTCCCGCTTGATGACGACCCACCGGGGCGACAGCTGTTGCACCACGTCGGCTTCGGCTTGGCTAGGCAAATAAAGGCTGGTCCGCCGGGCCGTGTCGGCATACGAGCGGTAGAGCGGCGCTCTTTGCGGCCCTACATGGTAAGTGAGGGGCGGCGAGATGAGCGCTGGCGTTTGGGCGACGGCGGCCAGCGGCAGCACCCCGAGCAGCAAGCATAGTTTCATACGAAAAACCGGATGGGCAAATAGCTAAAAACCCCCGTTTCCGGCCGGAAATGGGGGTTCTGGTAGAGAGGATGGGATTCGAACCCACGATAACCTTTTGGGCTATACACACTTTCCAGGCGTGCTCCTTCGACCACTCGGACACCTCTCTTTTTGTGGTAGTGGGGCTGCAAAGATAGGCAGGAAAGGGCAGTGCAGCGTAAGCTCTACAACGTAATCTCACCGCGCAAATTCTGGCTGAGTAGCTGGCGGGTTTCGGTTTCATTCAGGCCCAGGCCGAGCACGAACATGA
The genomic region above belongs to Hymenobacter psoromatis and contains:
- a CDS encoding pyridoxal phosphate-dependent aminotransferase translates to MLSVSQRGQDMPVSPFRKLAPFAEAAKQRGRHVFHLNIGQPDIATPPVLFEAVRQADIKVLAYSHGAGTDSYRQKLRAYYHRAGIEVGTEEILVTTAGSEAILFALLTCLNPGDELVVPEPFYGTYSAFAIAAGVTIVPVTASIDDGFALPPLADFEAVITPRTKAILLCNPNNPTGYVYSRAELEDLLDLCQRYQLFLLSDEAYREYCYDGARATSALNLAGGEDYVVVLDTISKRYSACGARVGSLVTRNPDVFQTAYRFAQMRISPPGLGMLLGEAAVALPESYFDENRAEYQARRDLTVRRLQAMPGVRCPVPGGAFYVMAELPVDDAERFGEWLLTDFSYQNQTLMLSPANGFYQTPGLGCQQVRLAYILNLRDLDAALTCLEYALLAYPGRTLTEEVLTEPAVSFSLPEAN
- a CDS encoding cytochrome b/b6 domain-containing protein — encoded protein: MQTTTAPPAAATHDYSAAMRIWHWGNAALVSGQLLTILFLKVIVNARGAVPELQAALAKSGGSLTPEQGRAVAHVISDRIWTWHVWIGVTLAAFWLFWTVMQALDPAGRRFGARLVAAARRYKLAAPAEHADARHDLLAKLTYAAFYLFITIMVVTGLVLVFADDVPFLHTIEHTTKEIHNVTMYCIIGYMVLHVVGVVWSEVTGEYGLVSRMVSGAERAQTPQD
- a CDS encoding TetR/AcrR family transcriptional regulator; translation: MLKTKKSAKRELILTEAAKLFKDRGYSGTSMRDLAGQVGMEAASMYNHIKSKDELLDTICFRISDTYISQLQDIEQQGIPFSEKLSSLVRLHIRLMVEDGAAVSVANHDWKYLLEPRLTEFKQARKTYEKGFASLIEAGIATGEFRPINVSVALFTVLSAVRWVELWYRPGRGLSAEELESNILTVLLGGLEQR
- a CDS encoding DUF4468 domain-containing protein, whose amino-acid sequence is MKLCLLLGVLPLAAVAQTPALISPPLTYHVGPQRAPLYRSYADTARRTSLYLPSQAEADVVQQLSPRWVVIKREGFLYTMPTAALTDYDPADADPLPLDPQTQRITYEGVVPVPGVEEADLYARAAAWVAKTYTPADTIARQPAQGELLVHGARPAVVYRDFQGVPRPVYAGAVRHTLTIYVKDGRYKYQLTNLMHTAGGTLNMKAGGPLEQEKANLFGYAGLGSQKPWTDLKIAATRDARHLMADLQVSMTGQKVVAPEKKKLVKPVKDPHDF